From one Planococcus citri chromosome 3, ihPlaCitr1.1, whole genome shotgun sequence genomic stretch:
- the LOC135839444 gene encoding putative peptidyl-tRNA hydrolase PTRHD1 isoform X1 gives MNFTSFTLDRFTTHKYIYIIIFIFIIDLKAVQMQSIIQYILIRGDLFRELNWSSGAVIAQACHASTACIATYLKQNDNHTVEYIADMENMHKVVLDVINEKEILKVSKALTENNILHTLWYEKPENIPTCIAVKPYPRNDLKKYLKKFKLFSYPILAPSSKKD, from the exons atgaatttcacttCTTTTACACTCGATAGATTTACTACCCATAAATACATTTACATAATAATCTTTATATTTATTATCG ATTTAAAAGCCGTACAAATGCAGTCAATAATCCAGTACATTCTGATCCGAGGAGATCTATTCCGAGAACTGAATTGGTCATCTGGTGCTGTTATTGCTCAAGCCTGCCACGCTAGTACCGCTTGTATAGCAACATATTTAAAACAAAACGATAACCATACCGTAGAATATATAGCAGACATGGAAAACATGCACAAAGTCGTTTTAGAC GTCATTAACgaaaaagaaatattgaaaGTGTCCAAAGCTCTAACGGAGAACAATATCCTCCATACGTTATGGTACGAAAAACCTGAGAATATTCCTACTTGTATTGCTGTGAAGCCGTATCCGAGAAATGATCTCAAGAAATATCTTAAAAAATTTAAGTTATTTAGTTATCCTATTCTTGCGCCTTCTTCCAAGAAAGATTAA
- the atms gene encoding RNA polymerase II-associated factor 1 homolog, producing the protein MPPTIQGSSSGDAEKRNVRSGERRSDLVVRPKYCNTLPDIPFDAKFLKYPFENNRFMEYKPTSLERNYKYEVLAELDLGVFIDLITPDLYTVDGTEVLDPADEKLLEEDIVPHQDSKRSRHHAQSVSWLRRTEYISTEQTRFQPTNIEKVEAKVGFSIKKNFKDSVLCMDRQGQIDAIEKTFKEVNDPITKHHSKPNVHAVEVLPVFPDFKSWKYPCAQVIFDSDPAPVGRPVPAQIEEMSQAMIRGVQDESGEQFVAYFLPTESTLEKRRQDSTESRQYEEEFEYEYMMAREYNWTVKSKASKGYEENYFLVIRNDGAYFNELETRVRLSKRRQKMGQPQNITRLVVKHRPLDEREFEMHRLREQQLDSVELMG; encoded by the exons ATGCCACCAACCATTCAGGGTAGTAGCAGTGGCGATGCTGAGAAACGAAATGTTCGAAGCGGTGAAAGAAG ATCTGATCTCGTAGTGAGACCAAAATACTGTAATACATTGCCAGATATCCCTTTCGATGCGAAATTCTTGAAGTACCCGTTCGAAAACAACAG ATTTATGGAATATAAACCTACCTCGTTGGAAAGGAATTACAAATATGAAGTTTTAGCCGAGCTAGATCTCGGTGTATTTATCGATTTAATTACTCCCGATTTGTACACAGTCGATGGTACCGAAGTACTTGATCCGGccgatgaaaaattactcgaagaAGATATTGTACCGCATCAAGATTCTAAACG ATCGAGACATCATGCTCAAAGTGTATCGTGGCTACGTCGTACCGAATACATATCTACGGAACAAACTAGATTTCAGCCGACCAATATTGAAAAAGTCGAAGCCAAAGTCGGATTCAGTATTAAGAAGAACTTCAAA GATAGTGTTTTGTGTATGGATCGACAAGGACAAATCGACGCTATTGAGAAAACGTTCAAAGAAGTCAACGATCCTATTACGAAACATCATAGTAAACCGAATGTTCATGCTGTTGAAGTGTTACCAGTATTCCCAGATTTCAAG TCTTGGAAGTATCCATGTGCTCAAGTAATTTTCGATTCTGATCCGGCTCCAGTTGGTCGACCTGTACCAGctcaaattgaagaaatgtCTCAAGCTATGATTAG GGGTGTACAAGACGAAAGTGGAGAGCAATTCGTCGCTTACTTTTTACCTACCGAATCGACTCTTGAAAAACGCCGACAAGATTCTACGGAGAGTAGGCAGTACGAAGAAGAATTTGAATACGAATACATGATGGCCAGAGAATACAATTGGACTGTTAAAAGTAAAGCTTCCAAAGGTTACGAAGAGAACTACTTTTTGGTTATTCGAAACGACGGAGCGTACTTCAACGAATTGGAAACAAG AGTACGTTTGAGTAAACGTAGACAGAAAATGGGTCAACCACAGAATATTACTCGTTTAGTAGTCAAGCACCGACCACTCGATGAACGAGAATTTGAAATGCATAGACTACGAGAACAACAACTTGATAGTGTAGAGCTAATGGGGTGA